One Eublepharis macularius isolate TG4126 chromosome 6, MPM_Emac_v1.0, whole genome shotgun sequence DNA segment encodes these proteins:
- the LOC129331687 gene encoding zinc finger and SCAN domain-containing protein 29-like, with protein sequence MAMQKMAGRGVSWRERETLDLIDFWGEEKVQESLSMCHRNIDVFEKIAEQMAARGHKRTALECRTKTKAMRQEYKRVVAHNSKSGNAPTTCPYYAQLHRIFRGDASIRPQRVARSLSLPRADTPRPVQFEGSEELFSHPMVTLNLQSVDVTANDQGAASDQEQLMEACDGGEVGEEDSDLTQVDEITEEHEDGSRPNVVAENQPVETAPKTTAQMSPASRLEKARTRSRRVALLSTVAEKMLSQAEREENNNAKERKQTLTESREWRMQFLEAEQRRHEDTMREAQEDRKAFIEAQQQNCEGINRAVSALSSLTEILLGGNRELRHQAVPGQSSGRGSVHRSPQENPPRKRCRVIKPSKRFDL encoded by the exons ATGGcgatgcagaaaatggctggacGAGGAGTGtcgtggagggagagggagacactGGATCTCATCgacttctggggagaggagaaggtccAGGAGTCGCTGTCAATGTGCCACAGAAACATAGACGTCTTCGAAAAGATCGCGGAGCAGATGGCGGCAAGAGGGCACAAGCGCACGGCTTTGGAATGTCGGACGAAGACCAAAGCAATGCGCCAAGAATACAAACGAGTGGTGGCACACAACTCCAAATCCGGAAATGCACCCACAACGTGCCCATATTATGCCCAGCTACATCGTATCTTCAGGGGCGATGCCAGCATCAGGCCACAACGGGTGGCCAGAAGCCTCTCCCTTCCGCGCGCCGACACACCGAGACCAGTTCAATTTGAGGGGTCTGAGGAACTGTTTAGCCACCCGATGGTGACCCTGAATCTACAATCTGTGGATGTCACAGCAAACGATCAAG GGGCTGCATCTGACCAGGAACAATTGATGGAAGCATGTGACGGGGGAGAGGTGGGAGAAGAAG ATTCGGACTTGACTCAGGTGGATGAAATCACGGAGGAGCATGAGGACGGCAGTCGTCCAAATGTGG TCGCTGAAAATCAGCCCGTTGAAACCGCACCAAAAACCACGGCACAGATGTCGCCTGCATCTAGGCTGGAAAAAGCCAGAACCCGAAGCAGACGTGTGGCCTTGCTTAGCACCGTGGCAGAAAAGATGttgtctcaggcagagagagaggagaacaacaatgccaaggaGAGAAAACAGACATTGACGGAGAGTCGAGAGTGGCGCATGCAGTTTCTGGAAGCGGAGCAGAGAAGGCATGAAGACACAATGAGGGAGGCACAAGAAGACAGAAAGGCTTTCATTGAGGCGCAGCAGCAGAACTGTGAGGGCATCAACAGAGCGGTCAGTGCCTTGAGCTCCCTAACCGAAATATTGCTGGGGGGAAACCGGGAGCTGAGACACCAAGCCGTGCCTGGACAATCATCTGGAAGGGGAAGTGTGCATAGATCTCCACAGGAGAACCCACCCAGAAAGAGGTGCCGTGTGATTAAACCCAGCAAGAGATTTGATTTGTGA